The following coding sequences lie in one Phaenicophaeus curvirostris isolate KB17595 chromosome 5, BPBGC_Pcur_1.0, whole genome shotgun sequence genomic window:
- the SYNE3 gene encoding nesprin-3, whose protein sequence is MTQQVLDEFYSSVENAEAWMKAIQDRLRINDNTNGPISALEARLRETKKICVLEPEGNLKMDLILSKAGAALCSISEDKKYEVLSKLKDIKDLWEETTIYITHCHSRIEWVWVLWSEYLKAQDEFYTWIYKTRMTLEPDILLHLGLKEKQWLLSHAQVLLKDVLDQSVLLESLLVEADCLFSRTGDPSVDENVQKKMRVEYEEIRQKAQSRVELLEKLTKEHEQYSTNIKEFQSWLNGVTERFNCCIGEGTKSSAKDKLKELKKIAKNIRDGGKQWKHLENQCAEVIQNTSSLEAERMKDELEELRKALEKLKLLNSEEKEKLLKIQQSENAYNSQARQLAAIAQELRKNLQRLENYLDPREVKKTEDEFVNRWRICNATRAALAAEESKVERLKALVQISQDTQPHVESVVSAMQQYQSIRGKMSKMSTHTETQLRRLFQNPLQYFEQWKPSVQMLLETPEPALAHIEAALAESSQFKEKLMALELRKDLLNNILGEEEAKSFLQQVAEASKEREILHKSLLQSKSKLENLTSQPKDFNAHFTPLQKKLCAIKAKLDLEKEPQPDLLGKKTQLQRLQMIQDELAELAIQMEEIEKLVQSNTMHRHEMNQLSSDCHALKTSLEMMIEQSKEHIQKHLAYNNRLSDLQQWITLATKQIDSNQGTDGEQNIEWRVADLEKWLAEFPDKEIQLQTVEIYGQLVMKNSSLEEAAHIQAELDQLKESWRSLKEMATSLHKKWQLSRPVTDKKKIAFVDRRWMSGPAFHHLDVDRSLKQERTGGEQSTSNHLKLLHDFKEWLQGENTKLTKILGATSSSTEEIKERQSKLEELQSHMPSGQRLFKRLFHLYPVTGNSEDMEDLRYQWMLYRSKLKECVSSLGPGSLEEPDRFRKKRSGGTCSFLRRVCWVALPLQLLLLFLLLLAFLLPLADETNSCHLANNFARSFKLMLRHEGQPPT, encoded by the exons AGGCTGAGGATCAATGACAATACCAATGGACCTATATCTGCCCTAGAAGCCAGACTGAGAGAGACAAAG aAAATATGTGTGCTTGAACCAGAAGGCAACTTGAAAATGGACTTGATTCTTTCAAAGGCGGGTGCTGCTCTTTGCAGCATCAGTGAGGATAAGAAGTATGAGGTACTATCTAAGCTGAAAGACATTAAAGACTTGTGGGAAGAGACAACCATATACATTACTCACTGTCACAG CCGTATTGAGTGGGTCTGGGTGCTCTGGAGTGAATACCTGAAAGCCCAAGATGAGTTTTACACATGGATTTACAAGACGAGGATGACCTTGGAGCCTGATATTCTGTTGCATCTTGGCTTAaaggagaagcagtggctgctaAGCCATGCTCAGGTTCTGCTGAAGGATGTCCTAGATCAGTCAGTCTTGTTGGAAAGTCTCCTAGTGGAAGCTGACTGCTTGTTCagcaggacaggtgaccccagcGTTGATGAGAatgttcagaagaaaatgagggtGGAATATGAAGAAATCAGACAAAAAGCTCAG AGCAGAGTGGAGCTACTTGAAAAGTTAACCAAAGAGCACGAGCAGTACAGCACTAACATCAAAGAGTTTCAATCATGGCTGAATGGTGTGACAGAAAGATTTAACTGCTGCATAGGAGAAGGAACCAAGTCTTCTGCAAAGGACAAGTTAAAGGAACTGAAG aaaattgCTAAAAACATTAGAGATGGTGGAAAGCAATGGAAGCACCTTGAAAATCAGTGTGCAGAGGTGATTCAGAATACCTCCTCACTTGAAGCTGAGAGAATGAAAGATGAACTTGAAGAACTAAGAAAAGCCTTGGAGAAGTTGAAACTGCTGAATagtgaggagaaggagaaattgCTCAAAATCCAGCAGTCAGAAAATGCCTACAACTCCCAAGCCAGACAATTAGCAGCCATTGCTCAGGAGCTGAGAAAAAATCTACAGAGACTAGAAAATTACCTGGACCCCAGGGAAGTCAAAAAGACTGAAGATGAGTTTGTAAATCGGTGGAGAATATGCAAT gCAACGAgagcagctctggctgcagaaGAGTCCAAGGTTGAGAGGCTGAAGGCTCTGGTACAGATTTCCCAAGATACACAGCCACACGTTGAGAGTGTTGTCTCTGCAATGCAGCAGTACCAAAG TATTAGAGGCAAGATGTCTAAAATGAGCACTCATACAGAAACCCAACTGAGAAGACTCTTCCAAAATCCCCTGCAATATTTTGAACAATGGAAGCCATCAGTCCAGATGCTTCTGGAGACTCCAGAGCCAGCGCTGGCTCACATTGAG gCTGCTCTAGCTGAAAGCTCCCAGTTCAAGGAGAAGTTGATGGCATTAGAACTGAGGAAGGATTTGCTAAACAATATCCTTGGTGAAGAAGAAGCAAAGTCTTTCCTGCAACAGGTAGCTGAAGCttcaaaggagagagaaattcTACACAAAAGTCTTCTGCAAAGCAAGAGCAAGCTCGAG AATTTGACATCACAACCTAAGGACTTTAATGCTCATTTCACAcctttgcagaagaaattatGTGCCATCAAAGCCAAATTAGATCTAGAGAAGGAACCACAGCCTGACCTCTTGGGTAAAAAGACACAACTCCAGAGACTCCAG ATGATCCAAGATGAATTGGCAGAGCTTGCGATTCAAATGGAGGAGATAGAGAAGCTTGTTCAGTCAAATACCATGCACAGGCATGAAATGAACCAACTTTCATCTGACTGTCATGCCCTGAAGACATCATTGGAg ATGATGATAGAGCAGAGTAAAGAGCAcattcagaagcatttggcaTATAATAACAGACTTTCTGACCTCCAGCAGTGGATCACATTAGCCACAAAACAAATTGACTCCAACCAAGGTACTGATGGAGAGCAGAACATCGAGTGGAGGGTGGCAGACCTTGAG AAATGGCTAGCTGAGTTTCCAGATAAGGAGATCCAGCTGCAGACTGTGGAAATTTATGGCCAGCTGGTCATGAAGAATTCTtccctggaagaggctgcccacaTCCAGGCAGAGCTGGATCAGCTGAAGGAGTCGTGGAGATCACTGAAGGAGATGGCAACTAG tctTCACAAAAAGTGGCAGTTAAGTAGACCAGTGACTGATAAGAAGAAAATAGCATTTGTGGACAGAAGATGGATGTCTGGACCTGCCTTCCATCATTTAGATGTAGATCGCAGCCTTAAACAG GAGAGGACAGGAGGAGAGCAAAGCACAAGCAACCATTTGAAGCTCCTACATGACTTCAAAGAGTGGTTACAAGGAGAAAACACCAAACTGACCAAAATTCTTGGTGCAACTTCATCTTCCACAGAGGAAATCAAGGAACGTCAGAGCAAACTGGAG gagctgcagtcTCATATGCCTAGTGGCCAGCGTCTTTTTAAGcgtctttttcatctttatccTGTCACTGGAAACTCTGAAGATATGGAGGACCTGCGTTACCAGTGGATGCTCTACAGGTCTAAATTGAAAGAGTGTGTGAGTTCACTG GGTCCTGGATCTTTGGAAGAACCAGACAGGTTCAGAAAG